The following coding sequences lie in one Gorilla gorilla gorilla isolate KB3781 chromosome 5, NHGRI_mGorGor1-v2.1_pri, whole genome shotgun sequence genomic window:
- the LOC129534075 gene encoding zinc finger CCCH domain-containing protein 11C-like, with product MPNQGEDCYFFFYSTCTKGDSCPFRHCEAALGNETVCTLWQEGRCFRQVCRFRHMEIDKKRSEIPCYWENQPTGCQKLNCAFRHNRGRYVDGLFLPPSKTVLPTVPESPEEEVKASQLSVQQNKLSVQSNPSPQLRSVMKVESSENVPSPNHPPVVINAADDDEDDDDQFSEEGDETKTPTLQPTPEVHGGLRVTSVRKPAVNIKQGECLHFGIKTLEEIKSKKMKEKSKKQGEGSSGVSSLLLHPEPAPGPEKENVRTVVRTVTLSTKQGEEPLVRLSLTERLGKRKFSAGVDSDPPLKRSLAQRLGKKVEAPETNTDETPKKAQVSKSLKERLGMSADPNNEDATDKVNKVGEIHVETLEEMLLERASQKHGESQTKLKTEGPSKTDDSTSGARSSSTIRIKTFSEVLAEEEHRQQEAERQKSKKDTTCMKLKTDSEIKKTVVWPPIVASKGQSEEPAGKTKSMQEVHMKTPEEIKLEKAPRVQQSSESSTSSPSQHEATPGARLLLRITNSTWRKEEKKLQRGNEVDFQSSIRIEATEASVEATGFDVTKTQVKRCEIMREMRMQKQQEREESVLTPLQGDVASCSTQVAEKPVLTAVPGITWHLTKQLPTKSSQKVEVETSGIGNSLLNVKWAAQTLEKTGEAQPKVNVKQSVVKVVSSPKLAPKRKAVEMHPAVTAAVKPLSSSSVLQEPPAKKAAVDAVVLLVSEDRSVTVPEAENPRDSLFLYFFLFFIFSFFFFLIYCKF from the coding sequence ATGCCTAATCAAGGAGAagactgctatttttttttctattctacatGTACCAAAGGTGACAGCTGCCCATTCCGTCACTGTGAAGCTGCACTAGGAAATGAAACTGTTTGCACATTATGGCAAGAAGGGCGCTGTTTTCGACAGGTGTGCAGGTTTCGGCACATGGAGATTGATAAAAAACGCAGTGAAATTCCTTGTTATTGGGAAAATCAGCCAACAGGATGTCAAAAATTAAACTGCGCTTTCCGTCACAATAGAGGACGATATGTTGATGGCCTTTTCCTACCTCCGAGCAAAACTGTGTTGCCCACTGTGCCTGAGTCACCAGAAGAGGAAGTGAAGGCTAGCCAACTTTCAGTTCAGCAGAACAAATTGTCTGTCCAGTCCAATCCTTCCCCTCAGCTGCGGAGCGTTATGAAAGTAGAAAGTTCCGAAAATGTTCCTAGCCCCAACCATCCACCAGTTGTAATTAATGCTgcagatgatgatgaagatgatgatgatcagTTTTCTGAGGAAGGTGATGAAACCAAAACACCTACCCTGCAACCAACTCCTGAAGTTCACGGTGGATTACGAGTGACTTCTGTCCGGAAACCTGCAGTCAATATAAAGCAAGGTGAATGTCTGCATTTTGGAATAAAAACTCTTGAGGAAATTAAgtcaaagaaaatgaaggaaaaatctaAGAAGCAAGGTGAAGGTTCTTCAGGAGTTTCCAGTCTTTTACTCCACCCTGAGCCTGCTCCAGgtcctgaaaaagaaaatgtcaggacTGTGGTGAGGACAGTAACTCTCTCCACCAAACAAGGAGAAGAACCCTTGGTTAGACTGAGTCTTACTGAGAGACTGGGGAAACGAAAATTTTCGGCAGGCGTTGACAGTGATCCTCCATTAAAGCGTAGCCTGGCACAGAGGCTAGGGAAGAAAGTTGAAGCTCCAGAAACTAACACTGACGAAACACCAAAGAAAGCTCAAGTTTCCAAGTCTCTTAAGGAGCGATTAGGCATGTCAGCTGATCCAAATAATGAGGACGCAACAGATAAAGTTAATAAAGTTGGTGAGATCCATGTGGAGACATTAGAAGAAATGCTTCTTGAAAGAGCCAGTCAGAAACATGGGGAATCGCAAACTAAACTCAAGACAGAAGGACCTTCAAAAACTGATGATTCTACTTCAGGAGCAAGAAGCTCCTCCACTATCCGTATCAAAACCTTCTCTGAGGTCCTGGCTGAAGAAGAACATAGGCAGCAGGAAGCAGagagacaaaaaagcaaaaaggatacAACTTGCATGAAGCTAAAGACTGatagtgaaattaaaaaaacagtagTTTGGCCACCCATTGTTGCCAGCAAAGGACAATCAGAGGAGCCTGCAGGTAAAACAAAGTCCATGCAGGAGGTGCACATGAAGACGCCGGAAGAAATTAAACTGGAGAAGGCACCGAGGGTGCAGCAGAGCTCTGAGAGCAGCACCAGCTCCCCGTCTCAACATGAGGCCACTCCAGGGGCAAGGTTGCTGCTGCGAATCACCAACAGCAcatggaggaaagaagagaagaaacttCAGCGAGGAAATGAAGTTGATTTTCAGAGCAGTATTAGAATAGAAGCTACAGAGGCTTCAGTTGAGGCCACAGGATTTGACGTCACTAAAACTCAAGTCAAGAGATGTGAGATCATGAGAGAGATGCGCATGCAGAAAcagcaggagagggaagaatCAGTCTTGACACCTCTTCAGGGAGATGTAGCCTCTTGCAGTACCCAAGTTGCAGAGAAACCAGTGCTCACTGCTGTGCCAGGAATCACATGGCACCTGACCAAGCAGCTTCCCACAAAGTcatcccagaaggtggaggtagAAACCTCAGGGATTGGAAACTCATTATTGAATGTGAAATGGGCAGCACAGACCTTGGAAAAAACGGGTGAAGCTCAACCCAAAGTGAATGTGAAGCAATCTGTGGTTAAAGTTGTGTCATCCCCCAAATTGGCCCCAAAACGTAAGGCAGTGGAGATGCACCCTGCTGTCACTGCCGCTGTGaagccactgagctccagcagcGTCCTACAGGAACCCCCAGCCAAAAAGGCAGCTGTGGATGCTGTTGTCCTGCTTGTCTCTGAGGACAGATCAGTCACTGTGCCTGAAGCAGAAAATCCTAGAGacagtctttttctttatttttttttattttttattttttctttctttttttttttaatatactgtaagttttag